In one window of Anthonomus grandis grandis chromosome 11, icAntGran1.3, whole genome shotgun sequence DNA:
- the LOC126742308 gene encoding uncharacterized protein LOC126742308 — protein sequence MPEYTFELERTPYYNSRRDLLRSILAPKLSDAKRNLGDTLAKVVFDQCEDALREDFGLKTPLHGPGNVLWVSPSDLLIGKVALKPPFTPKCLQALTHKGILEIGEGLEKKFKEDMESDKQKALDKYKAELLATIEDRMKSEIKDVEIRERLACHIEMEKKQEEFGVTLKEELNKLEIRIREQYEQILADQNHQLSTKWEEKVQKEVEKTVDMMTKQYQEKLAEQEERLSYAFTLEIKKEQVLRDHEAKLSKRKMHDTLRQLKHHLECTNLVNMMYILATERQKCCDQKQLIEDYYKAEIKKLENRLKEKNLAIQGLKEEKQKQIKEVNIREICLLEVIKQFQKFINFAFKSAPTQAEFLLSVEKMMVFELAKEVSTTPVPKVKESAIVPWLHDGTSAQSVSSAEVSSLDIKDNHDCLNELNPPLKLQLDESDALPAIYFKKKTYIREDFRDMLDVGVPMTPSNDLWNKDVEILMDKWADMVKDDKKPAERRSRMASDDTHVDLYEADKTDSVSEYIIPERRKSNKSVVQFVNKEVKSEEPENPSRRLSVDSKRTSRRSSIKPTAYFFVPPEGTPVQEIMVDKGLKPVSSMLLAAKDSLELLKENKRKSAVITTPSIDNSYVNSSIHSKEVVHPLDELPVLKSSIKSESYQKELVVETKDSLLMRMTKMVKTQSSREFLTTPKDSIELKKQSFQSNELKKRGSKLITAKNSIELLKESLHKLSVPSSLCQKRDKEESGDHMKRAQSTSFAGTCCEKCKHLKELEQIDALSSRSSDQAHNGLMTEADEKSVKISCIQVINLDQAATSQSVVSFNAEPIYLREEKLPSVCSSNTARASGKTTGRSKGVRGKRPQVVKQKSLYHCEVVGDKDAMQGDESSYEFTTNRIHSLIKLMSDQPDLMRLFTAGCR from the exons atgCCAG AATACACCTTCGAACTAGAAAGAACCCCGTACTATAACAGCCGTCGCGACTTATTAAGGTCGATCCTAGCGCCGAAATTGTCCGATGCCAAGAGGAATTTGGGCGATACTTTGGCCAAAGTGGTTTTTGACCAATGCGAAGACGCTTTACGCGAAGATTTCGGCCTGAAGACGCCGTTACATGGACCCGGAAACGTCCTGTGGGTGTCTCCCAGTGATCTTCTGATCGGAAAAGTTGCACTTAAGCCACCGTTCACCCCGAAATGTTTGCAAGCCTTGACCCATAAAGGGATTTTGG AAATTGGTGAAGGCTTGGAAAAGAAATTCAAAGAGGACATGGAAAGTGATAAACAGAAAGCCCTGGACAAGTACAAAGCAGAACTGCTCGCCACAATTGAAGACAGAATGAAATCCGAAATTAAGGATGTCGAGATAAGGGAACGCCTGGCTTGCCACATCGAAATGGAGAAGAAGCAGGAAGAGTTTGGGGTTACCCTTAAAGAAGAATTAA atAAACTGGAAATAAGAATACGCGAGCAATATGAGCAAATACTAGCGGACCAGAATCATCAGTTAAGCACGAAATGGGAAGAGAAGGTGCAAAAGGAAGTAGAAAAAACGGTGGACATGATGACCAAACAGTACCAAGAAAAATTAGCTGAGCAAGAGGAGAGACTGTCTTATGCATTCACTTTGGAAATAAA GAAAGAACAAGTTCTAAGAGACCACGAAGCGAAACTAAGCAAACGAAAAATGCACGACACGTTGCGGCAATTAAAACACCACCTGGAATGTACGAACTTGGTGAACATGATGTACATTTTGGCCACCGAACGTCAGAAGTGTTGCGACCAGAAGCAACTGATCGAAGATTATTACAAAGCGGAAATTAAAAAGCTGGAGAACCGTCTTAAGGAGAAAAACCTGGCAATACAGGGCCTCAAAGAGGAAAAACAAAAGCAGATAAAAGAAGTGAACATTAGGGAGATTTGCTTGTTGGAGGTCATAAAGCAGTTCCAAAAGTTCATTAATTTCGCCTTCAAGTCTGCTCCCACACAGGCGGAATTTTTGCTTTCGGTGGAGAAAATGATGGTGTTCGAGTTGGCTAAGGAAGTTTCCACAACAC CTGTTCCCAAAGTcaaagaatcagcaatagtgcCGTGGCTGCATGATGGTACATCAGCTCAATCTGTGTCATCTGCAGAAGTCTCTTCTCTGGACATCAAAGACAACCATGACTGCTTAAACGAACTAAATCCGCCTCTGAAGCTGCAGTTAG ACGAAAGCGATGCACTTCCAgcgatatattttaaaaagaaaacgtaCATCAGGGAAGATTTCCGGGATATGTTGGACGTTGGCGTACCGATGACGCCTAGCAACGATCTCTGGAATAAAGACGtcgagattttgatggataaaTGGGCAGATATGGTGAAGGATGACAAGAAACCTGCCGAACGCAGATCTAGAATGGCATCCGATGATACCCATGTCGATTTATATGAAGCTGATAAGACAGATTCCGTTTCGGAATACATTATTCCCGAGAG ACGAAAATCGAACAAATCTGTGGTgcaatttgttaataaagagGTTAAAAGTGAGGAACCGGAGAATCCGTCGCGAAGACTTTCGGTAGACTCAAAACGGACCTCACGTAGGAGCTCCATAAAGCCTACTGCCTATTTTTTCGTTCCTCCTGAGGGGACCCCTGTACAagaaataatg GTGGACAAGGGCCTGAAGCCAGTCTCTTCCATGCTTTTAGCGGCAAAGGATTCACTTGAACTACTTAAGgagaacaaaagaaaaagtgCTGTAATAACCACCCCTTCGATTGATAATTCTTATGTTAATTCTTCTATTCATTCAAAAGAAGTTGTACATCCACTTGATGAGCTTCCAGTACTTAAATCAA GCATCAAATCAGAAagttaccaaaaagaattagtGGTGGAAACAAAAGACTCCCTCCTAATGCGTATGACCAAAATGGTAAAGACCCAATCCTCCCGGGAGTTTTTGACCACACCCAAGGATTCCATTGAATTAAAGAAGCAAAGTTTCCAATCAAACGAGCTGAAGAAGCGCGGTTCCAAGTTGATAACCGCCAAAAATTCCATAGAACTCCTGAAGGAGTCCTTGCATAAATTATCAGTCCCTTCAAGTTTGTGTCAAAAAAGGGATAAAGAGGAATCTGGAGATCATATGAAGAGGGCACAGTCCACAAGTTTTGCTG GAACATGctgtgaaaaatgtaaacatttaaaagaactGGAACAAATCGATGCATTATCGAGCAGATCAAGTGATCAAGCTCACAACGGCCTAATGACAGAGGCAGATGAGAAATCCGTGAAAATTTCCTGCATCCAAGTGATCAATTTGGATCAAGCTGCCACTTCTCAGTCAGTCGTTTCTTTTAACGCTGAACCCATATATTTAAGAGAGGAAAAGTTGCCCAGTGTGTGTAGCAGTAACACTGCGAGAGCCAGTGGTAAAACTACTGGCAGATCAAAGGGAGTTAGAG GGAAGCGACCCCAAGTGGTAAAACAGAAATCACTTTATCACTGTGAGGTGGTCGGGGATAAGGATGCAATGCAAGGAGACGAGAGCAGTTATGAGTTTACAACAAACCGAATTCACTCTTTAATTAAGTTGATGAGCGATCAACCGGATTTGATGAGGCTGTTTACAGCTGGATGTAGATAG
- the LOC126742166 gene encoding uncharacterized protein LOC126742166, translating into MNMARAQKMNMPIVDDYFHKLRETIEKLKLFDKPGNIYNMDEKGCRLTIHKQPIVLARKGAKRVHLTAPEHGENVSIVGCGNALGQSVPPFVLFKGQRLKPEWSDHLPPGSKAIVTNKGSMTCEAFIVWLTHFSSFKNSGPTLLIFDGAKSHLDISIVDAADRMGITLFCLPSNTSHELQPMDKSVFKSFETFWDQEVLQFLMINPGKAITKMRFGEIFTPVWFKAMIPSNIISGFKATGIYPFRPEAIPEEAYALSLITHREENDVVNNSQGVSDVVESSCRSIESADKNKASTSGYQVPKKTVAVHLLIF; encoded by the exons ATGAATATGGCGCGAGCCCAAAAAATGAATATGCCAATCGTTGATGACTACTTTCATAAGCTAAGAGAAACCATCGAAAAGCTAAAGTTATTTGACAAACCAGGTAACATttataatatggacgaaaaaggGTGCAGATTGACAATTCATAAGCAACCAATTGTTTTAGCCAGAAAAGGGGCAAAGCGCGTACATTTAACCGCACCCGAGCATGGGGAAAATGTGTCAATTGTAGGTTGTGGAAACGCACTGGGTCAATCAGTACCACCTTTTGTGCTTTTTAAAGGACAAAGGTTAAAACCGGAATGGTCTGATCACTTGCCACCTGGCTCAAAAGCAATTGTCACAAATAAAGGAAGCATGACATGTGAAGCCTTTATTGTATGGCTTACTCATTTTTCCTCATTCAAAAATTCTGGCCCAACACTACTAATATTCGATGGGGCTAAAAGTCACCTTGATATTTCTATAGTTGATGCAGCAGACCGCATGGGCATAACTTTATTTTGTCTTCCAAGCAACACTTCACATGAGTTGCAACCCATGGACAAGTctgtatttaaaagttttgagaCGTTTTGGGATCAAGaagttttgcagtttttaatgaTAAACCCTGGAAAAGCAATTACGAAAATGAGGTTTGGAGAAATTTTTACTCCCGTTTGGTTCAAAGCGATGATTCCATCAAACATTATTTCTGGTTTCAAAGCCACCGGTATATATCCATTTAGACCAGAGGCTATACCTGAAGAGGCTTATGCACTAAGTTTGATCACCCACAGAGAAGAAAACGACGTAGTAAATAATTCTCAAGGTGTATCAGATGTCGTGGAAAGTTCTTGCAGGTCAATTGAGTCTGCAGACAAAAACAAAGCAAGTACAAGCGGGTATCAAGTGCCAAAGAAAACTGTTGCGGTTCA TTTACTTATCTTTTAA